The following are from one region of the Gossypium hirsutum isolate 1008001.06 chromosome D03, Gossypium_hirsutum_v2.1, whole genome shotgun sequence genome:
- the LOC107950024 gene encoding phenylacetaldehyde reductase: MHAKEEVRIRRVEPSREVVCVLGASGYITSWLVNLLLQHEYSINATVRDPHQCFFFFAFTIPLSSYDLKKIELIEEGSFDLVVEGCIGVFHTASLCYFDVKDPQAEMVEPVVKGTLNVLGSYAKVPSIKGVLITFSIAAVILIGKPLADDVVVDETWFSDPIVCEKLKVWYMLSKTLAKKVDWKFVEENGINMVTINPCMVLGPLLRSTLNASVEPIVNLVGGETFLNATSRWVNVRYVTNAYILVFETLLACGRYYVAEKSVYPS; this comes from the exons ATGCATGCAAAAGAAGAGGTCAGGATAAGAAGGGTTGAGCCTAGCAGAGAAGTAGTTTGTGTGTTAGGAGCATCGGGTTACATCACTTCCTGGCTTGTCAACCTCTTACTGCAACATGAGTACTCTATCAATGCCACTGTTCGTGACCCACATCAGTGcttctttttctttgcttttactATCCCACTTTCGTCat ACGATCTAAAGAAAATAGAGCTAATTGAGGAGGGATCTTTTGATCTAGTGGTTGAAGGTTGCATTGGCGTTTTCCATACAGCATCTCTTTGTTATTTTGATGTGAAAGATCCACAg GCTGAAATGGTTGAACCAGTAGTCAAGGGGACACTTAATGTTCTTGGATCCTATGCTAAAGTCCCATCTATTAAAGGAGTGCTTATAACCTTCTCTATTGCAGCAGTAATATTGATTGGGAAACCTCTGGCTGATGATGTGGTAGTTGATGAGACATGGTTCTCAGATcctattgtttgtgaaaaatTAAAGGT atGGTATATGCTTTCAAAGACTTTAGCAAAGAAGGTTGATTGGAAGTTTGTAGAAGAAAATGGTATAAACATGGTCACAATAAACCCATGTATGGTGTTAGGACCTCTTTTACGGTCAACTCTCAATGCAAGTGTGGAGCCAATTGTGAATCTTGTAG GGGGTGAAACATTTTTGAATGCAACATCTAGATGGGTAAACGTTAGATATGTTACGAATGCATATATACTTGTATTCGAGACACTTTTAGCATGCGGAAGATATTACGTAGCCGAGAAATCTGTGTATCCTTCTTAA